Proteins encoded by one window of Nicotiana tabacum cultivar K326 chromosome 10, ASM71507v2, whole genome shotgun sequence:
- the LOC107821488 gene encoding putative beta-1,3-galactosyltransferase 2, which produces MKNTTNWKSRGAESAVKGVFSPKLTILLCIGCFCVGMLFTDRMWTVPEAKGISRTRQIDDQKLGVISEDCDPTSKDVKSETKDILGEVSKTHHAIQTLDKTISNLEMELAAARSLQDSILSGSPITEDVKIPELTKKRKYLMVIGINTAFNSRKRRDSVRTTWMPQGDKRKKLEEEKGIVIRFVIGHSATSGGILDRAIEAEDKKHGDFLRLEHVEGYLELSAKTKTYFTTAVALWDADFYVKVDDDVHVNIGALGATLARHRSKPRVYIGCMKSGPVLAQKGVRYHEPEHWKFGEDGNRYFRHATGQLYAISKDLATYISINQHVLHKYVNEDVSLGSWLIGLDVEHIDDRRLCCGTPPDCEWKAQAGNICVASFDWSCSGICRSVDRIKEVHRRCGEGENAL; this is translated from the exons ATGAAGAACACTACGAATTGGAAAAGCAGAGGAGCTGAATCAGCTGTTAAAGGTGTTTTTTCACCCAAATTGACCATTCTTCTATGTATTGGATGCTTCTGTGTAGGAATGCTCTTCACTGACAG GATGTGGACAGTGCCAGAAGCTAAAGGGATATCAAGGACAAGACAGATTGATGATCAAAAGCTAGGGGTAATCTCTGAGGACTGTGATCCTACATCT AAGGATGTGAAAAGTGAAACCAAGGATATTTTAGGGGAAGTTTCGAAAACACATCATGCTATACA AACACTGGATAAAACAATTTCAAATTTGGAGATGGAACTAGCTGCAGCAAGGTCTTTGCAAGATTCTATACTGAGTGGCTCTCCCATAACCGAAGACGTGAAGATCCCCGAATTGACCAAGAAGAGAAAATATCTCATGGTCATAGGGATAAACACTGCCTTTAACAGCCGAAAGAGAAGAGACTCAGTTCGTACTACCTGGATGCCACAAG GTGACAAGAGAAAGAAGCTGGAGGAAGAAAAGGGGATTGTAATTCGTTTTGTGATTGGTCACAG TGCAACATCAGGTGGCATTCTTGATAGAGCAATTGAAGCAGAAGACAAGAAGCATGGAGATTTCTTGAGGCTG GAACATGTTGAGGGATATCTTGAACTATCTGCCAAGACAAAGACCTATTTTACTACTGCTGTAGCTCTGTGGGATGCAGATTTCTATGTTAAAGTTGATGATGATGTACATGTAAATATAG GTGCACTCGGAGCAACTCTAGCTAGGCATCGTTCAAAACCCAGGGTGTATATTGGTTGCATGAAATCAGGTCCCGTCCTTGCTCAGAA GGGAGTGAGATATCATGAGCCTGAGCATTGGAAATTTGGTGAGGATGGAAACAGATATTTTCGACATGCAACAGGGCAGCTATATGCGATTTCAAAAGATTTAGCCACTTATATATCTATAAATCA GCATGTTCTACACAAGTATGTTAATGAGGACGTCTCACTAGGGTCATGGCTCATTGGGTTGGACGTGGAACACATAGATGATAGAAGATTGTGTTGTGGAACTCCACCTG ATTGTGAGTGGAAAGCTCAAGCAGGCAACATTTGTGTTGCTTCCTTTGATTGGAGCTGCAGCGGGATATGCAGGTCTGTTGATAGGATTAAGGAGGTTCATCGACGGTGTGGGGAAGGTGAGAATGCTTTGTGA